Part of the Halobellus ruber genome is shown below.
CCTCGACGTTCGGGATCACGACGCTGGTGCTGCTGTTCGGCGAGAGCGCGCCGAAGTCCTACGCCGTCGAGAACACCGAGTCGTGGGCGCTCCGGATCGCCCGCCCGCTGAAGTACTCCGAGTACGTGCTGCTCCCCCTGGTCGTCGTCTTCGACCGGCTGACCCGCGCGATCAACAGGGTCACCGGCGGCCGGTCGGCGATCGAGACCTCCTACATCACCCGCGACGAGATCCAAGACCTCATCCAGACCGGCGAGCGGGAGGGCGTGATCGAGGAGGAGGAACGCGAGATGCTCGATCGGATCTTCCGGTTCAACCAGACCATCGCCAAGGAGGTGATGACGCCGCGGCTGGATATGACCGCCGTCCCGAAGGACGCCACCATCGACGAGGCCATCGAGACCTGCGTCCAGTCGGACCACGAGCGGGTCCCGGTGTACGACGGCAACCTCGACAACATCATCGGGATCGTCACGATCCGCGACCTCGTCCGCGAGCGGAACTACGGCGAGGGCGACCTGGTGTTGACTGACCTCGTGCAGCCGACCCTGCACGTTCCCGAGTCGAAGAACGTCGACGAACTCCTGACCGAGATCCAGGACAACCGGCTGCGGATGGTCATCGTCATCGACGAGTTCGGCACCACCGAGGGGCTCGTCACGCTCGAGGATATGGTCGAGGAGATCGTCGGCGACATCCTCGAGGACGACGAGGAGGAGTCCTTCGAGCACCTCAACGACCGCGAGACGCTCGTCCGCGGCGAGGTCAATATCGACGAGGTCAACGAGGTCCTCGGACTCGACCTCCCGGAGGGCGAGGAGTTCGAGACGCTCGCGGGGTTCATCTTCAACCGCGCGGGCCGGCTGGTCGAGGAGGGCGAGCGGATCGCCTACGAGGGAGTCACCATCCGGATCGAACAGGTCGACAACACCCGGATCCAGAAGGCCCGGATCACGATCCCGGAGGAGCCCGACAGGAAGGAAAGCGACGCCGACACGGCGGAAGCCCCCGAGACTGCCCCCGCCCCCGAGTCAGCGTCGGACCCGGCGGAGTGAGCGCCGCGCGCCGAACGACTACACCGCGGCGTCGACACCGAGGAACGCCACGTACGAGGCCCCGAAGGCGAGCGCCAGCGATCCGGCCCACGCCAGAACGGTCTTGGCCATCTTCTCCCGGCTGACCCCCGCGCCGCCCGCGGCGTAGCCGCTGCCGATGATCGCGCTCACGATGATCTCGTTGAACGACACCGGGATGCCGAGCGCGACGGCGGTCTGTGCGATCGCAAACGAGGGGATCATCGCGGCGATCGACCGCCGCGGTCCCAGCGAGGAGTAGTCCTGTGAGATCGCCTTGATCATCCGCGGCGCGCCGGTCCACGACCCGACTAACAGTCCCAGTCCCCCGCCGACCAGAAGCGCGGGCAGCGGGACCGCCACCGCATCGAGCAGGGGGACCAGCGGGCCGATCGCCAGCCCCACCTGGCTGCCACCGGCGGAGAACGCGACCAGCCCGCCGAGGACGAGCAGGAACCGCCGCTGGCCGCGTGCGGGGTCGAGCAGGATCTCCCGCCGGACGGCGGCGTAGGCGGCGATCGCGAACAGCAGCGACATCGCGACCACGCCGAGATCGATCCCGACGACGGGCACCGGGACCGGCGGGGTGGTCGCGGCGGCCACCTCCGCCACCGACCGGCCGGACTCGCCGCCCAGAACCGCAAACCGGATGTTCGCGACGAGCAGGCCGACGACGCCGGCGAGGGCCGGCACCGCCACGCGCTCGGGCACCGACTCGTTCCGGAGGAGTCGCGCGGTGACAAAGGCGATCCCGCCGCCGACGAACGGCGTGAGGATCCACAGCGACGCGATCTGCTGGTACTTCGCGATCGCGGGGCCGCCGCCGTTGGCGAGGCCGACGCCGATCACCGCGCCGGTGACCGTGAACGCGGTCGCGATGGGGTAGCCCGCGAACACCCCGACCGCAACGAGGGCCGCGGCCACGATGAGCGCGACCGTCGAGGCGGTGGCGGTGAGCACCGACCCGACCACCAGTTCGGTCCCGACGGCCTCGGTGACGTTGGCCCCCTGGAGAACCGCGCCGGACAGTCCGAGGACGCCGACGACGAACCCCGCTCGCATCACCGAGATGGCGTTTGCGCCAACTGCCGGCGCGAACGGCGTCGACCCCGAGGAGCCGGCGCCGATCGACCACGCCATGAACAGGCTTGCCAGGGCGGCAACGACGAGCGTAACCAGGGTGGCGGCCGCGACCATCCCGGGCTACTTCCCCCGGTAGCCCTCGTCGAACCCCTCGCGGAGTCCGCTGAGGGTTCGCCTGACGAAGAGGAACGCAAAGAAGACGAAAGCGAGCAGGAAGACGACCAGCACGACCAACGCCGGGTTCGAGGCCACGAAGTCGGCGACGACGTCTACCTGGGCGGGGGCGCCGTCGGTGCGGACGGCCCGGACGCGTCCGAGGTCCCCCGGCTGACGGGCGAGCATAGCCCCCGCTTTCCCCGGCGCCTGTAAATGCGTTTCGCCCTCCGAGGAAACAGGTGCACATCCGGACAGTACCGTTACATACGGCGACGTGGGAACCTGCGAAACCTTTCGGCTGCCCGACGGTGGGCCCCCCATCCGCCGCCGCTCGACAAAGCGCAACCGCGGCGTACGTGGCGGAAGACTCATGTGAACCGCGTGAAAACAGTCGCGGCAGTATGGCCGACCTCCTGCCCTCCCGGCCCGATATCTCCGACGACGACAAGGACCCACGCGTCGTCGGCCTCGACAGCGACGAGGTAGACGACCTGCTCGCGGCGATCTCCTCGGAGACCGCACGGGACGTGCTCGCGACGCTGCACGACGAACCCGGGGCGCCCTCCGACGTCGCCGACCGAATCGACACCTCGATCCAGAACGCCCAGTACCACCTCGATCGGCTCGAAACCGCGGGCCTGATCGAGGCGGCCGGTACCGCCTACTCCGAGAAGGGACGCGAGATGACCGTGTACGCGCCCTCGGATGGGGCGCTGGTCGTCGTCGCTGGCCCCGACGAGGAAGCGACCGGGCTCCAGTCGGCGCTCACACAGCTGCTCGGCGGGATCGGCGCGGTCGCGCTCGGCAGCGTCGTCGTCGACCGCCTCGCGCGGACCGGGGCCGCGCCCGCGGCGACCGCGGAGCAGGCCGACGCGGACGGGGGAGGCGCCGGCGGCATCGCGGCGAACGACAGCGCGACTGCGGCGCCGACATCCGAACCGACGCCGACGCAGACGGCTGGGGACGACGGCGGCGTGCGGATCGCGGAGGCGACCGGGACGCCGGCCCCGACGGAGGAGCCCGCCGCGACGCCGCAACCGGAGCCGACCTCGACCGAGACCGCCGCCGACCTGGCGGGGACGGCGGTGGAGACGACCGCCGCGAGTGGCGGCGGCTCGGAGCCGCTCGCGGGCGTGATCTCCGGTCTCCCCCCCGGCGCCCTCTTCTTCCTGGGCGGGGTGCTCGCGCTACTGTTCGTCACCGCGCTCCGGGTGCGGTAGCCGACCCCGCGGGCGCTTCGGACGGTAGCTGAAATCCCGGTTTGAGTCTACGCCGGCTATTTTATTCAGGCGCGCCTACGCTTTGGCGCAGGGTCGTTGCCGCTTCGGCTCTCCACCATCCGTCCGCCTCCCCGGCTCCTGTACGGACCCACGCGGCGGTCGCGGCGCCTCACCCCCGCCCCACCCCCCGCGACCGCCTACCCGGAGTTCCGGCGGCAACGACCCGAAGCTCCCTCTCCTTTCCGCCGTTCGTGAGCCGCGCTACACGCCCCCGCTGGCTCCCCCGGCCCGTCCCGAATGGCGGCCCTCACGCGGTCCGTTCGATCGTGAACTCCTCGAAGACGTCGCCGTCGACCGTGACCAGCCGTCCCGCGAGGGCGTCCCCGCGGGCCTCGAACTCCGCGTGTGCGGCGCGGTTCCCCCGCGGCTGTGCGTGGCTCCCGGGGTTGACGAGGGGCACTGCCCCGCTGGGGTCGTACGTCGGGCGGTGGCTGTGGCCGAACAGCACCACGTCGGCGTCGCGTTCCCGGCCGAAAAGCGACAGCGCGGTCGGGCCGCCCCGGCGGGTGTGGGTCACCGCGACGGTGAACCCCTCGAAGGTGAGGGTTCGGGCCTCCGGGAGCCGCCGCCGGATCCCGGCGTCGTCGTTGTTGCCGGCGACGCCGAGCAGCCGGTCGGCCTCGCGCTCGAAGTCGTCGAGGACGGACTCGCGCATAAAGTCGCCCGCGTGGACGGCGACTTCGGCGTCCCGGACCGCCTCGAGGGTCCGCCCCGACAGTCGGTGGCCGTCGGTGCTGTGGGTGTCGGAGACGACGGTGAGCATAGCCGACGGTACGACGGCCGGGAACAAGAAGCACCCGACGCGTCGACGGCCGTCGGACCGCGGCGCGCGGACCCGACGCCCGGCTCTCCGGCGGTGCCAACCCATATACTCCCGTCGGGCGACTGTGCCAGTATGGCCGGAAGCAAAGGGGTCGTCCTCGCGGCGCTTTTCGCGAACGGCGCCATCGCGATCCTGAAGTTCGGCGGGTTCCTCCTCACCGGCAGCCCTTCGATGCTGTCGGAGACGTACCACTCGGTCTCCGACACCGGAAACCAGGTGTTCCTCCTCGTCGGGATCCGGTACAGCGAGAAGCAGTCGAGCCGCCGACACCCGTTCGGGTACGGGAAGGCGCAGTTCTTTTACTCCTTCCTGGTGGCCGTCCTGCTGTTCGGGATCGCCGGATGGGAGTCGGTCAAACACGGCTACGACGCGATCGTCCACGGCGGCCACGGGACCGCCGGTACGGTCTCCGTCGCTGGCGCGACGTTCCCGTCGTGGTACGTCAACGTCGCCGTGCTCTTCGGCGCGATCGCGTTCGAGAGCTACGCCCTGAGGAAGGCGAACGCCGAGATCCGCAGCCAGATCGACCAGTTCGGGTGGAGCGGCCTCGGGGAGGCTTTCCGGAAGACCAGCGACGTAACGAGCCTGACGGCATTCACCGAGGACACCATCGCGCTCCTGGGTGCGGGGCTGGCGCTCGTGGGAATCCTCCTCTCGAAGGCGACCGGCAACGAGGTGTACGACGCCGTGGCCGCACTCCTCATCGGACTGCTGCTTATGGGCTTCGCGCTCGCGCTCGCGTGGGAAAATAAGCGATTACTGCTGGGTGAGAGCCTACCGAAGGACGTTGAGGCTGATCTCCGGGACGTGATTCGGGCGAGTTCGGGCGTCGTCCACGTCGATACCTTCCGGACGGTGTTCGTCGGGCCGCAGGAGGCGCTGGTGACGGCCGACGTGAGCCTCGACCCCGAGTTCACGACCGAGGAGTTGGACGACGCGATCACCGCGGCCGAGACTCGCCTCAAGGAGGCTGACGAACGGGTCCAGTACGTCGTTATCGAGCCCGAGACGTAGCTGCCCGAGCGTCCGAACTGCTGTCCTCTCTTTCCTACAGCGACGCCACGACGCCGGCGACCCGGTCGATCGCCGTTTCGACGTCGTCGCGGTCGACGTCGAGGTGCGTACAGAACCGGGTGAGATGGGGGCCGTGGACCCCGCCGCGGACGCCCGCGGCCTCGCAGGCCTCGACGAACGTCTCGGCGTCGGCGAGGTCGTCGGTGTACACCCGGACGATGTTGGTGTCGGGCTCCGGCACCCGGAGGCCGTCGATCGCGCCCAGCCCGGCCGCGAGGCGGGCGGCGTTGTCGTGGTCGGTCGCGAGCCGCTCGACGTTCTCGAAGGCGAGCAGTCCCGGCGCCGCGACCAGCCCCGCCTGTCGCATCCCGCCGCCGAACAGCTTCCGGATCCGGCGTGCGGCCGCGATGAACTTTGCATCCCCCGCGAGCATCGACCCGACGGGCGCGCCCAACCCCTTCGAGAGGCAGAACAGCACCGAATCGACGTCCCGGACCATCCGCGCGGGGTCGACGTCGAGGGCGACACACGCGTTGAACAGCCGCGCGCCGTCGAGGTGGACCGGCAGGTCGTGATCGTGTGCGGCCTCGGCGGCCGCCGAGATCGGTTCGGGCGGGACGGCGACGCCGCCCCGGGCGTTGTGGGTGTTTTCGAGCGTCACCAGCCCGGTGCCGGGTCGGTGCAGCGACTCCTTGACGTACGCGCCGTGGATCTGCTCGGGGGTCGGCACGGCGTCGTCGGCGTCGACGGTCCGTGGCTGGACCCCCGAAAGTTGGGCCAGCCCGGCGAGCTCCCACTGGTAGATGTGGGCTTCGCGGTCGAGGACGACTTCCTGCCCGCGGTCGGTGTGGACCCGCGCCGCGATCTGGTTGCCCATCGTTCCGGTCGGGACGTAGAGGGCGTCCTCGGTCCCGACGCGGTCGGCAGCGGCGGCTTCGAGGTCGTTCACTGTCGGGTCCTCGCCGTAGACGTCGTCGCCGACCGCCGCCTCGGCGGCGGCCGTGCGCATCCGCTCGGAGGGCTGCGTCACCGTGTCGCTCCGGAGGTCGATCGCCATACCCCCGCTTTCGCGGCCGCGAAGAAATACCTGCGGTCCGCCGGGAGGAATCCTGATCGGGCTACTGGAGCGTGATGACGTACGTCAGCGCAAACAGGAGTATCGCGCCCGTCGCGACGTTGATGAGCGTCAGGTCGGCGGCGCCGAGGACGTCCAACCCCCACACGATGGTGACCGCGAACCCGGTTGAGAGCACGATGTTCATCGCGATGAGCACCCGCGGATCCCCCTGGGACCCGCTTGCGCCCGCCTCGAAGCCGTCGTCGCTCATACCTCCCGAAGGGGGAGTGACCCCCTTAGCTCTTTGCGACGCGGCCGCAACGTGGGGTATGGAGGTCCGGAACCGCGACGGGGAGCCGGTCGATGCGGTGCCGTTTCTGGTCTCGACCGGAATTTTCGGGATGTTGACGATTTCGGTCGGCCCGCTGTACGGGCTCGCCTACGGGGTTCCGGTCGCCCGGGGGCTCGCGGTCTCCGCGGGGGCGACCGCGGCCATCGCCGCCGTGGCGTTCCACCGCCTCGTGTGGGTCGCGCCGCCCGCGTGGGTGACGATCCCCCCGGAGGTACGGTTCCAGCGGCTGGTCTATCTCGGGGTCGCGTTCGGACTCGCCCTGCTCGCGTTGACGGCTCCGCTGGCGGTGTGATTTTGTAGCCCCGCCACGGAGGAGGGGTATGCGCGAGGTCGAGGCCTCCGAGTTCGTGCTGGCGCGTCCCCCGGCCGTCCACCGCGCCCTCTCGCCGGCGGCGATCGTCGCCGCCGAGGGGACCTTCGACGTCGCGGGGAGCCGCGAGGACGGGGACGGCACCGCGATCGTCGCCTCCGCGCCCGGGGTGACGGTCCTCCTGCGTTTCGAGGAGCGCGAGACCGGGCTGGCGTACACCGCGGAGGGCGAGGTCGGCCCGTTCGACCACCTCGAAACGGCAGTCGAGGTCGACCCCGAGCGGAACGGCTCGCGGATCACGATGCGGTCGACCGTCTCGCTCAACCTCCCGCTGCCCTTTGCCGACCGGATCGCGGCGTGGAAGCGTCGCGGGGAGCTCCGCCGGGCGGTCGCGGAACTCGCCGACTCGGTCGCGTGAAACACCGTCCGAGCGCGACGCTCCGGTTGTGCGACCGCGACACATACGCACGATACGGTTACAACACGATCTTCCCTAAACGATCGTATGAGTCTAATGGACACGGTCAAGGACGCCTTGGCGGGCGGCCCGTCGGCCAAATCCACGCCGGACGACGGATCGAAGGGCGCGTACTGGTGTGACGACTGCGACAACCGGATCCGCGACGTCGACCTCGACGGCGACCCGGTGTGTCCGGACTGCGGCGAGGAGATGCGGTTCGAGCGGGCGACCGGTCGCGACTGCGCCTGTTGAATCGGATGCGGGGAGCTGTTTGGTCGAGAGTGGTACTACTGTGAATATTCCGGGGCAGACCTCGGAAGCCCCCGCGCTCTCGATTCGGGGGCCTCGCTGCGGTCCTCGTCGTTCGCTTCGCTCACTCTTGCGGTCCTTGCCGGCCGCCGTCATCGAGAGCGCGGCCCCTTCCAGTCCCGATGGACGCTCCGCGTTCATCAACGTCCCGCTCGCTCCGCTCGCGGGACTCCCACCCAACGGTGGACTTCGATCAGCCACCGTGTATCTGAAACCCGTCTAAGCGTGCGGCGACCGGCTCTCGAATCGGCAATATCAGTAACTACGGCTCCCTGAGAACCGCTTCCGATCCCTGCTCGGCCGGGAACGGGCCCGAGAGGTCGCCGACGCGGTCCCACTCGTCGTCGGTGACGAGGGCGTCGTCGAGCGACGCACGGAGCGACGCCTCGTCGTAATCGGTGCCGATGAAAACCAACTCGGTCCGTCGGTCGCCGTGGGTGTCGTCCCACTCGAGGTCCGGGCGGTTCGACCGGTAGAGGTCCTGCTCGACCTCCGGGAGGCTCGCGATCCAGGGGCCCACGGCCTCGATGTGGACCGACGGGCCGGCCTGCCCGAGCACGACCCGGAGCTCCGAGCCCGCGACCCAGAGGGTGCCCTTCGAGCGGACCACTCCCGTCGGGAGCGCCCGGAGGATCTCGGCGACCCGCTCGGGGTGGAACGGCCGGCGTCGGCGGTAGGTGAAGGAGGTGACGCCGTAGACCTCGTCGGGGTGGTGGTGGTCGTCGTGGCCGTGGCCGGCGCCCGAAAGCGCCCGCTTCCACCCGGGGAGGTCCTTGATGTGATCGGGGTCGAACAGCCCCCGGTCGAACAGCCGGTCGTGCGGGACCGCCGAGAACTCCGTCCGGATGGTCTCGGCGTCGGGCTGCAGCGCCGCGATCAACTCCTCGGCCTCGTCGAGTTCGGCGTCCGTACAGAGGTCCGCCTTGTTCAGGAGCACGACGTTCGCGAGTTCGGCCTGCTCGACCAGCAGATCCGAGAGGGGTCGGTCGCCGTCCTCGCCGCGCCGTTCGGGCTCGCCGCCGGAGAAGGCGTCCAGGAACTGCCGGGTATCGAGGACGGTCACGAGCGAATCGACGCGGTACAGCGCCGCCGCCCGCGACTCGGTGGTGAACAGTCGCGCGACCGGCCCGGGTTCGGAGATGCCCGACGACTCCACGACTAAGGCGTCGAACTCGCGGTTCTGCGCGAGCCTGACCACCGCCGTCTCCAGGTCGTCCTGGAGTTCACAGCAGATGCAGCCGTTCGAGAGTTCGGTCACGCCGCCCGCGACGTCCAACTCGGAGTCGGAGGCGACGAGGTCGGCGTCGACGTTGACTGTGCCCATATCGTTGACGAGGACGGCGATGTCGCGGTCGTCGGCGTCGGCCAGGATGTGGTTGAGAAGCGTCGTCTTGCCGGCGCCTAAGCTGCCGGAGATGATCGTCACCGGAATCGTGTCGCTCATACCCCTACGATTGGGGTCCCGGAACTTGAACCCTCGATACCGGCCGTTTCGGCTCGCACCCATCCGCGACAGGTTTTTCCTCGTGTCCCTCGCAGGCACGCACCACGATGGATCTCTCCGACCGCATCGAGCGCTTCCGCCGGATCGTCCGGGAGTGGGCCAGGGGCCTCTACCACGGGCTGGTGACCCACCCGGCGTACGAGAAAATCGAGAAGGAAGCCGAGGACGTCGAGGACGCGTTCATCCTGGCGTGTTTCCCCGACGCCTTCGGCATCCCTTCGCCGGTCTCCTACTACACCGCCGAACTGCTCCCGTTCCTCGAAGACGAGTTCGAGGCGTGGGAGCGGCGCCTGTGGGACCGCGGGACGTACCTCGAACGCAAGGGCCAGCAGTACCACTTCTGATGGAACCGTTCGTCTTCTTCGGCGGCAAAGGCGGGGTCGGCAAGACCACCGTTTCCTGCGCCTACGGCGTGAAGTCGGCCCGGTCGGGGCTCGATACGCTGGTCGTCTCGACGGACCCGGCCCACTCGGTGTCGGACGTGTTCGAGCAGTCCTTCGGCGACGATCCGCAGCCGGTCGACGGCGTCGACGGGCTCTCGGCGATGGAGATCGACCCCGACACGGAGGTTCAACGGCACCTGAACGGCATCCGACAGAGCCTCTCGGATCAGGTGTCGGCGGCGATGGTCAACGAGATCACCCAGCAACTGGAGATGGCCCACCAGACCCCCGGGGCCTACGAGTCGGCGCTGTTCGACCGGTTCGTGGACGTGATGCGGGAGTCGGACCCCTACGACCGCGTCGTGTTCGACACCTCGCCGACGGGCAGCACGCTCCGGCTCCTCGGACTCCCGGAGTTCCTCGAAGGGTGGATCGACCGGCTGATGCACAAACGCGAGAAGAGCATCGACCTCTTCGAGAAGGCCGCGATCGGCAACAACGAACCCCGGCGGGTGATGGACGGCGATCCCGTGCTCAATCGGCTCCGGGAGCGCAAGGAGTTCTTCGAGTTCGCCGGCGGGGCGTTGCGGTCGGACGCGGCGTTCTTCTTCGTGCTCAACCCCGATCAGCTGTCGGTCAACGAGACCCGCCGGGCGATCGGGGAGATGGCCGACAACGACCTCGCGGTCCGGGGGCTGGTCGCGAACAAGCTCACCCCCGAACCCGACGACGACGAGGACGGCCGCGGGGCGCGATACCTCCGCGATCGAGTGAACACCGAGACAGAGCGGCTCGCGGAGGTCCGGGAGACCCTCGACCCGCCGTTGGTCGCCGAGATCGAGAGCCGAACGGCGGAAGTCAAGGGGTCGCTGCTCGACGATGTCGCCGACGAACTCGACGTCGAGACCGCGGCCGAGGCGCCGACGTTCGTCGGGTAACGTCCGGCGGGACGGCCCGGTCCCGGCCGTCGCTCGGTGTGCGTGGCCGCCGCACGAGCGAGCCGTCCGGTCGGCCCGCGGCTGTCTCTCGACCGCGCTTCCGGTTGCCCGTTTTGATTGCACAACCGAACCGGCCGCTAACGCCCGTGTTGAAACGCTACGGGGCTAATTACTCGCACCAAACGCAACAAATAAGTTGGTGATGAATAATGTAAGTCTGTGGGATCGTACTAATGGTACAAGTCATCTGGCTCGTAGCGGCGGTACTGGCAACGTTCACAATCGGTTATGTGGGGTACTCGAGGTACCTGGCGCAGTTCCTCGAACTCGACGAGGAGGCCGAAACGCCGGCCCACAAATACGAGGACGGACAGGAGTACGTCCCGTCGAAAAAGCCCGTCCTGCTCGGGCACCACTACTCCTCGATCGCGGGCGGCGCCCCGATCGTCGGCCCGATCACGGCCGGCGCGGTGTGGGGGTGGGTGCCGGCGCTGCTGTGGATCGCGGTCGGCAACCCGCTTATGGGAAGCGTCCACGACTTCGTGTCGCTTTCGGGGTCGCTCCGCCACGAGGGGAAGTCGATCGGGTACATCATCGGCGAGTACGTCGGGGAGGGCGGCAAGAACATGCTGCTGTGGTTCGCGTTCCTCACGATCATCCTCGTGGTGGCGGTGTTCGCCCTCGTGGTCGCGATCGTGTTCGACGCGTTCCCGCAGGTGTCGACCGCGAGCTTCGTTTACATCGTCCTGGCGCTCGCGTTCGGGGTGTACCTCTACCAGTTCAACGGCCCGTTCATCCCGGGAACGATCGTGTTCGTCGCGGGCGTCTTCGCGGGCGTCTGGGTCGGGATCCAGAACCCGATCGCGATCTTCCCGGCGGTCGGCGACGCCAGCTACCCGGCGGGCACGGTCGTGCTCGCGAACGTGCTCGGCCTCGGCAGCGGATCGTGGGTGCCCGGCTCCTCGGCGGTCGCGATGAACCCCAACCGGGCGGCGTGGGTTCCGATCGTGATGATCTACGCCGGCATCGCAAGCGCCCTTCCGGTCTGGGTGCTGCTGCAGCCGCGTGACTACCTCTCGTCGTTCCTCCTGTACACGGGGGTCGGCGGGACGCTCCTTGCGGTCATCGTGGGCACCCTGCTCGGCACCGCGACCCAGCCGCTCGTCATCGACAGCTCCCTCGGCGCGTTCAACGGCTTCTGGGGCGTCGAGGCCGCGGGACTGGCGCCGCTGTTCCCGCTGCTTTTCATCACCATCGCCTGCGGGACGATCAGCGGGTTCCACTCGCTTGTCTCCTCGGGGACGACGGCAAAGCAGTTGGACAAGGAGACCGACGCCCGCCTCATCGGCTACGGCGGGATGCTCGGCGAGGGGCTTCTGGCCTCCGTCGCGCTGATCACGCTCGCGGTCGCCGGCTTCGCCGACCCCGCGGGCGGGATCGGCGCCGCCCTGCCGAACTTCGCGACCGGCGGCGGGATCATCCTCACCAGCCTCGGCCTGCCGCAGTCGTTCGGCGCGCCGTTCATGGCGCTGGTGCTCGTGAGCTTCCTGCTCACGTCGACTGACACGGCCGTCCGACTCGGCCGGTACATGATGGAGGAGATCGTCGGCATCGAGGCCGGCAAGACCGCAAGCGGGTTCGAGGAGGTCGGCAACGGCCTGCGTTCGACGCTCGGCAGTCTGGGTCGCGGCCGCTACACCAATCCGCTGGTGCAGGCCATCCCGGCGTACCTGATGGTCATCTCCGGCGAGTGGCTCACGCTGTGGGCGCTGTTCGGCGGCGCTAACCAGCTGCTTGCGGCGCTGGCGCTTTTGACCGCGACGGTCTGGATCGCCAACTGGGACGACAGCAAGCAGCTGTACTCCACCGGCGTCCCGATGGCGATCATGACCACCATCACGGTGATCGGACTGGCGTGGCTCGCGTTCTACACGAACCTGTATCAGAACATCATCCAGGGCGGCGCCAGCGACGGCGCGGCGCTGGCGTCGTCGGTCGTCCAGATGATCCTGGCGATCGTCCTCATCAGCCTCGCGTTGGCGCTGGTGAAGAAGGGCTACGACAACATCAGCACCGTCCGGGACACCGGCGGTCCGGCCCCGGCGGAGCCCAGCGACGACTGAGCACCCGAGCGGCTTTTCGGGTGTTTTCGCGCCCGCCAGCGGCGGCGCTACGTTTCGCGCGTGACCGCGTCGAAGGGGCCGTTACTGCCGGTCGCTACCGCAGTCACCGAATCCTCGCCGGCGCGGACCCGCGCCCACGCCGTCGACACGTCGCCGTCTGCGGTCGTCGCTGCCGCGGTCGAAAGCGTCGCGTCGGTTCCGAGCAGCGTCACCGATCCCGATTCGGTGGGAGAGCCGACGCTCTCGACGCTCAGACCGGTTGCCACCTCCACCACGCGGGCGTTTCCGAGCGCCCCAACGGGATCGCGGATCACCTCGGGGTTCTCGAAGATTTCCACCGCCGGCGCGGTCACCAGCCCGAACCGACGCCCCTCGTCGGCCTCGTAGACGCGCCGAAACACGGTCGCGACGACGGCCTGGGTGCTACTGAGCTCGACGTCGCCCGTAAGATCGACCCTGACCGTCGTCTCG
Proteins encoded:
- a CDS encoding hemolysin family protein, giving the protein MGLSPPLTPLTVRSPAAIAAADAPPVLRPGSAAELLQIVPITDATVTIAGAVVILILIGLSAFFSSSEIAMFSLAKHRVDSMVEDGIPGSKVVSQLKANPHRLLITILVGNNIVNIAMSSIATAIVGIYFDPGTAVLASTFGITTLVLLFGESAPKSYAVENTESWALRIARPLKYSEYVLLPLVVVFDRLTRAINRVTGGRSAIETSYITRDEIQDLIQTGEREGVIEEEEREMLDRIFRFNQTIAKEVMTPRLDMTAVPKDATIDEAIETCVQSDHERVPVYDGNLDNIIGIVTIRDLVRERNYGEGDLVLTDLVQPTLHVPESKNVDELLTEIQDNRLRMVIVIDEFGTTEGLVTLEDMVEEIVGDILEDDEEESFEHLNDRETLVRGEVNIDEVNEVLGLDLPEGEEFETLAGFIFNRAGRLVEEGERIAYEGVTIRIEQVDNTRIQKARITIPEEPDRKESDADTAEAPETAPAPESASDPAE
- a CDS encoding inorganic phosphate transporter; this translates as MVAAATLVTLVVAALASLFMAWSIGAGSSGSTPFAPAVGANAISVMRAGFVVGVLGLSGAVLQGANVTEAVGTELVVGSVLTATASTVALIVAAALVAVGVFAGYPIATAFTVTGAVIGVGLANGGGPAIAKYQQIASLWILTPFVGGGIAFVTARLLRNESVPERVAVPALAGVVGLLVANIRFAVLGGESGRSVAEVAAATTPPVPVPVVGIDLGVVAMSLLFAIAAYAAVRREILLDPARGQRRFLLVLGGLVAFSAGGSQVGLAIGPLVPLLDAVAVPLPALLVGGGLGLLVGSWTGAPRMIKAISQDYSSLGPRRSIAAMIPSFAIAQTAVALGIPVSFNEIIVSAIIGSGYAAGGAGVSREKMAKTVLAWAGSLALAFGASYVAFLGVDAAV
- a CDS encoding DUF7859 family protein yields the protein MLARQPGDLGRVRAVRTDGAPAQVDVVADFVASNPALVVLVVFLLAFVFFAFLFVRRTLSGLREGFDEGYRGK
- a CDS encoding winged helix-turn-helix domain-containing protein, with translation MADLLPSRPDISDDDKDPRVVGLDSDEVDDLLAAISSETARDVLATLHDEPGAPSDVADRIDTSIQNAQYHLDRLETAGLIEAAGTAYSEKGREMTVYAPSDGALVVVAGPDEEATGLQSALTQLLGGIGAVALGSVVVDRLARTGAAPAATAEQADADGGGAGGIAANDSATAAPTSEPTPTQTAGDDGGVRIAEATGTPAPTEEPAATPQPEPTSTETAADLAGTAVETTAASGGGSEPLAGVISGLPPGALFFLGGVLALLFVTALRVR
- a CDS encoding metallophosphoesterase → MLTVVSDTHSTDGHRLSGRTLEAVRDAEVAVHAGDFMRESVLDDFEREADRLLGVAGNNDDAGIRRRLPEARTLTFEGFTVAVTHTRRGGPTALSLFGRERDADVVLFGHSHRPTYDPSGAVPLVNPGSHAQPRGNRAAHAEFEARGDALAGRLVTVDGDVFEEFTIERTA
- a CDS encoding cation diffusion facilitator family transporter: MAGSKGVVLAALFANGAIAILKFGGFLLTGSPSMLSETYHSVSDTGNQVFLLVGIRYSEKQSSRRHPFGYGKAQFFYSFLVAVLLFGIAGWESVKHGYDAIVHGGHGTAGTVSVAGATFPSWYVNVAVLFGAIAFESYALRKANAEIRSQIDQFGWSGLGEAFRKTSDVTSLTAFTEDTIALLGAGLALVGILLSKATGNEVYDAVAALLIGLLLMGFALALAWENKRLLLGESLPKDVEADLRDVIRASSGVVHVDTFRTVFVGPQEALVTADVSLDPEFTTEELDDAITAAETRLKEADERVQYVVIEPET
- a CDS encoding threonine aldolase family protein, with protein sequence MAIDLRSDTVTQPSERMRTAAAEAAVGDDVYGEDPTVNDLEAAAADRVGTEDALYVPTGTMGNQIAARVHTDRGQEVVLDREAHIYQWELAGLAQLSGVQPRTVDADDAVPTPEQIHGAYVKESLHRPGTGLVTLENTHNARGGVAVPPEPISAAAEAAHDHDLPVHLDGARLFNACVALDVDPARMVRDVDSVLFCLSKGLGAPVGSMLAGDAKFIAAARRIRKLFGGGMRQAGLVAAPGLLAFENVERLATDHDNAARLAAGLGAIDGLRVPEPDTNIVRVYTDDLADAETFVEACEAAGVRGGVHGPHLTRFCTHLDVDRDDVETAIDRVAGVVASL
- a CDS encoding SRPBCC family protein, with product MREVEASEFVLARPPAVHRALSPAAIVAAEGTFDVAGSREDGDGTAIVASAPGVTVLLRFEERETGLAYTAEGEVGPFDHLETAVEVDPERNGSRITMRSTVSLNLPLPFADRIAAWKRRGELRRAVAELADSVA